The Lasioglossum baleicum chromosome 15, iyLasBale1, whole genome shotgun sequence genome has a segment encoding these proteins:
- the LOC143216055 gene encoding uncharacterized protein LOC143216055 yields the protein MYSKSKYCIEHPLGILCKCAEYQSMIEKLISYNIGTWNQLLPKVNIEPIASAEVSWINNHTKVDEDITKPIIMYPREKSSINARNVDRIWIPVSEDAVSLKSMRISWKLWK from the exons ATGTATTCCAAATCTAAATATTGTATAGAGCATCCACTTGGCATATTGTGCAAATGTGCAGAATATCAGAGtatgattgaaaaattgatatcttACAACATTGGTACATGGAATCAATTATTACCAAAGGTAAACATTG AACCAATTGCTTCGGCAGAAGTTTCATGGATAAACAATCATACGAAAGTGGACGAAGACATAACGAAGCCTATAATTATGTATCCCCGAGAAAAATCAAGTATTAATGCGCGCAACGTAGACAGAATATGGATACCCGTATCGGAAGATGCAGTTTCCTTAAAGTCTATGAGAATATCTTGGAAATTGTGGAAATAA
- the Vps24 gene encoding vacuolar protein sorting 24, with the protein MGLFGKSQDKNPKDMVQEWTHKLRKEGYQLDRQVRAIQREEEKVKRSLKDAAKKGDKDVCKILAKEIIRARKACNKIYTSKAHLNSVSLQMKNQLATIRVAGSVSKSTEVMQAMQSLVRVPEVAATMRELSKEMMKAGIIEEMLDETMDSIEDADDVEDEADEEVDKILWEVTAGQLGTAPAVVTENPGSVVASTSAEEEGEVADDELEEMKMRLQSLRS; encoded by the exons ATGGGCCTGTTTGGAAAATCCCAGGATAAAAACCCAAAGGACATG GTACAAGAATGGACACACAAATTGAGGAAAGAGGGTTATCAATTGGACAGACAGGTTAGAG CAATCCAACGCGAAGAGGAGAAAGTGAAACGTTCTCTGAAAGACGCTGCAAAGAAAGGGGACAAGGATGTGTGCAAAATACTTGCCAAGGAAATCATACGTGCACGTAAAGCCTGCAACAAAATCTACACCTCGAAAGCTCATCTAAACTCTGTGTCCCTGCAAATGAAAAATCAATTGGCAACAATAAGAGTCGCTGGCTCTGTTTCCAAGTCCACAGAGGTGATGCAAGCAATGCAGTCTCTGGTCAGGGTACCAGAAGTGGCTGCCACGATGAGAGAATTATCCAAAGAAATGATGAAAGCTGGTATCATAGAAGAAATGTTAGATGAGACTATGGACTCTATCGAAGATGCTGACGACGTGGAAGACGAAGCGGACGAGGAAGtagacaaa aTTTTATGGGAAGTGACAGCAGGTCAGTTAGGTACAGCACCTGCAGTGGTCACAGAAAACCCAGGATCAGTGGTAGCCTCCACATCTGCTGAAGAGGAAGGAGAAGTAGCGGACGACGAGCTCGAAGAAATGAAAATGAGACTGCAAAGTTTACGTAGTTAG